One window of Actinomycetota bacterium genomic DNA carries:
- a CDS encoding HNH endonuclease, protein MPTDYPSWVHGSTPHTHRDAVPTRTRAVVDVPAIRVSGATYRGSRPITGVFELVSTKPQLVVGEERFEVYCAWFGVKPPTKYPRLDVRLGTYELLPSYTGVVIDNLSNGPAVMLEEVEATDVQLPEELSPIGLVEGAVRTITVNAYERNSEARRRCIAAHGTKCSICNFSFGERYGAEAEGYIHVHHLVPLAEIGGEYEVDPVKDLRPVCANCHAVLHLGRRCREIEEVKRLLR, encoded by the coding sequence ATGCCTACTGATTATCCAAGTTGGGTCCATGGCTCAACACCGCATACCCACCGCGATGCAGTGCCAACTCGAACCCGAGCGGTCGTGGATGTTCCGGCCATCCGTGTATCCGGTGCTACATACCGTGGCTCTCGTCCAATCACCGGAGTATTCGAACTGGTCAGTACCAAGCCACAATTAGTCGTCGGCGAAGAGCGCTTCGAAGTTTACTGTGCTTGGTTCGGAGTCAAACCGCCCACCAAGTATCCGCGGCTGGACGTTCGTCTAGGCACATACGAATTACTGCCCAGCTACACCGGGGTCGTCATTGACAACCTGTCGAACGGCCCTGCCGTCATGCTGGAAGAAGTTGAGGCTACGGACGTTCAGCTACCAGAAGAATTGAGCCCGATAGGCTTGGTTGAAGGTGCAGTCCGCACTATCACAGTCAACGCCTACGAGCGTAATTCGGAGGCGCGCCGCCGGTGCATTGCGGCTCATGGGACCAAGTGCAGTATCTGCAACTTCAGCTTCGGCGAACGATATGGTGCTGAGGCTGAAGGGTACATCCATGTGCATCACTTGGTCCCGCTAGCAGAGATCGGTGGCGAGTATGAAGTCGATCCAGTCAAAGACCTGCGGCCAGTTTGCGCCAACTGTCACGCCGTATTGCATCTTGGAAGACGGTGTCGGGAAATCGAGGAAGTCAAGCGACTGCTGCGCTAA
- a CDS encoding isocitrate/isopropylmalate family dehydrogenase, translating into RVAKSPELFDVVVLPNLYGDILSDIAAEISGSVGLAPSANIGENYAMFEAIHGSAPDIAGKDIANPSGMLLSAVTMLAHLGQGQVAERIHHAWLATIEDGVHTGDIYQPDVSQTRVGTGEFAQAVIERLGRKPSRLKMQSYSADAMPAIMPSSRPKAEKALVGVDVFVDDSVSTPDELAARLQGAQSDDLRLVMITNRGVKVWPDGFPETFHTDHWRCRFQPSQDGRTIEHARIVELLGRLAESGVDFIKTEHLYTFDGTPGFSLGQGQ; encoded by the coding sequence CGGGTGGCCAAGTCACCGGAGCTGTTCGATGTGGTCGTTCTGCCCAACCTCTACGGCGACATCCTCTCTGACATAGCTGCCGAGATAAGCGGCTCGGTCGGCCTGGCGCCCTCTGCCAACATCGGCGAGAACTACGCGATGTTCGAGGCCATCCACGGCTCTGCGCCCGACATCGCGGGCAAGGACATCGCGAATCCCAGCGGCATGCTCTTGAGCGCCGTGACGATGCTGGCCCACCTAGGACAAGGGCAGGTCGCCGAGCGCATCCACCACGCATGGCTCGCCACCATCGAGGATGGAGTCCACACGGGCGACATCTATCAGCCCGACGTCAGCCAGACACGCGTCGGCACCGGGGAGTTCGCCCAGGCCGTGATCGAGCGCCTCGGCAGGAAGCCCTCTCGGCTCAAGATGCAGTCGTATTCGGCGGACGCCATGCCGGCCATCATGCCGTCAAGCCGTCCAAAGGCCGAGAAAGCGCTGGTAGGCGTGGACGTGTTCGTGGATGACAGCGTCTCGACCCCGGATGAGCTCGCGGCTCGGCTGCAGGGAGCGCAAAGCGATGACCTCCGACTCGTGATGATCACGAACCGTGGCGTGAAGGTCTGGCCGGACGGGTTTCCGGAGACGTTCCACACCGACCACTGGCGCTGCCGCTTCCAGCCCAGCCAGGACGGCCGCACGATCGAGCACGCGCGAATCGTCGAGCTGCTGGGGCGACTCGCCGAGAGCGGCGTCGACTTCATCAAGACCGAGCACCTCTACACCTTCGATGGCACGCCGGGCTTCTCGCTCGGACAGGGTCAGTAG
- a CDS encoding CopG family transcriptional regulator, which produces MKAIEFDKKFDEGTEDIIEDLDLKSKRRPLLEARRVNVDFPAWMVDSLDREAKRLGVTRQSVIKMWIAERLERKAS; this is translated from the coding sequence ATGAAGGCGATTGAGTTCGACAAGAAGTTCGACGAGGGCACCGAGGACATCATCGAGGACCTCGATCTCAAGAGTAAGCGTCGTCCTTTGCTCGAAGCCCGGCGAGTCAATGTGGACTTCCCTGCGTGGATGGTCGATTCGCTCGATCGCGAGGCCAAGCGTCTTGGAGTCACGCGGCAGTCGGTAATCAAGATGTGGATCGCCGAACGCCTTGAGCGCAAGGCATCCTAG
- a CDS encoding helix-turn-helix domain-containing protein produces the protein MKIEHVKANNHKRAFEVTLSKGNFPIPYSELDPVPSKNDPVVTVYADEDFGREAFTYLLKSGSEGSVHVDAVLEYNEDPAYMRDLLLYRLTVAAQECMKASPLSQREITRRARTSPAQVQRLLDVNNRSKSVDKLVVLLGAMDCEVEVTVRPTRPRSTGCGPKLSA, from the coding sequence GTGAAAATAGAGCATGTCAAAGCAAACAATCACAAACGGGCCTTCGAGGTGACGCTGAGCAAAGGTAACTTCCCGATCCCGTACTCCGAGTTGGATCCCGTTCCAAGTAAGAACGATCCCGTGGTAACGGTCTATGCGGACGAAGACTTCGGTCGTGAGGCATTCACATACCTCTTGAAATCCGGCTCAGAGGGGTCAGTTCACGTGGATGCGGTTCTCGAGTACAACGAAGACCCTGCATACATGCGTGACCTACTGCTTTACAGACTGACCGTCGCGGCGCAAGAGTGCATGAAGGCGAGCCCTCTGTCGCAAAGAGAAATCACCCGGCGGGCGAGGACCTCTCCCGCCCAGGTCCAAAGGCTCCTGGATGTGAACAACCGATCCAAGTCGGTCGACAAACTGGTCGTCCTGTTGGGGGCGATGGATTGTGAAGTCGAGGTTACAGTCCGGCCCACGAGGCCCCGCTCCACAGGGTGTGGACCCAAATTGTCTGCTTAG
- a CDS encoding type II toxin-antitoxin system Phd/YefM family antitoxin: MTRAMDTGRMAWWRTRISRESTLGRLLLAVGISSALLMTMIALIWISATVPFFDSWLGAPLYLIVYISASYLVFIGVTLLGIEPVGAFYHYLSLVVAWVLWAGIAYALLSYAAVRRHRESADVVGLRLSADVRPITELATDSSAVIEQMRETKRPIIFEEQGRGTAVLLSIDVYEDLIKDKAEAGDTDRSE, encoded by the coding sequence ATGACCAGAGCGATGGATACCGGCAGGATGGCATGGTGGCGAACCAGGATTTCCCGCGAATCCACGCTGGGGCGATTGTTGTTGGCCGTGGGAATCAGCTCGGCTCTCTTGATGACGATGATTGCCTTGATATGGATCTCCGCGACTGTGCCCTTTTTCGATTCCTGGTTGGGCGCGCCACTCTATTTGATCGTGTACATTTCCGCTTCGTATCTTGTTTTCATTGGTGTCACATTATTGGGCATCGAGCCGGTGGGGGCGTTCTACCACTACTTGAGCCTGGTCGTCGCCTGGGTACTTTGGGCTGGCATCGCATACGCACTCCTGTCGTACGCCGCTGTCCGCAGGCACCGTGAATCCGCCGACGTGGTAGGGCTGCGCCTCTCGGCGGACGTCCGCCCGATCACCGAGTTGGCGACCGACTCTTCGGCGGTCATCGAACAGATGCGAGAGACGAAGCGCCCGATCATCTTCGAGGAGCAGGGCCGCGGGACGGCGGTGCTTCTCAGCATCGACGTGTACGAGGACCTCATCAAGGACAAGGCCGAGGCTGGCGATACAGACCGCAGCGAGTAG
- the rnk gene encoding nucleoside diphosphate kinase regulator, with protein METAVTKRKLYITEFDKTRLKELIAVAEDFGTEARSDLESLKGELEIAEVVPSEKVPSDVVTMNSKVLLKDLDTSEEMVFVLVFPGDADIEAGAISILAPVGTAILGYRKGDVVEWPVPARVRRIRIEDILYQPEAAKDYHL; from the coding sequence ATGGAGACGGCTGTGACAAAACGGAAGCTCTACATCACCGAGTTCGACAAGACGCGGCTCAAAGAGCTCATCGCCGTCGCCGAGGACTTCGGCACCGAGGCCAGGAGCGACTTGGAGTCTCTGAAGGGGGAGCTGGAGATAGCGGAAGTAGTCCCGTCCGAGAAGGTGCCCTCAGACGTCGTGACCATGAACTCCAAGGTTCTCCTGAAGGATTTGGACACTTCGGAGGAGATGGTCTTCGTCCTTGTCTTTCCCGGGGATGCGGATATCGAAGCAGGGGCGATCTCGATCCTTGCGCCGGTAGGAACCGCGATCTTGGGGTATAGAAAGGGTGATGTGGTGGAGTGGCCCGTCCCGGCGCGAGTCCGCAGGATTCGGATCGAGGACATCCTCTACCAGCCCGAAGCGGCCAAGGACTACCATTTGTAG